The Candidatus Koribacter versatilis Ellin345 genome has a segment encoding these proteins:
- a CDS encoding DHA2 family efflux MFS transporter permease subunit, with translation MSSAAVQQQEASATSPWLIAIAVMLATFMEVLDTSIASVALPHIAGSLSATNDEATWVLTSYLVANAIILPASTWFALRFGRKRFLIICIAIFTVSSFACGAATSLWMILAARAIQGAGGGALQPLSQAILLESFPPQKRGLAMAVFALGVVVAPVLGPTFGGWLTDTYSWRWAFYINIPIGILAVFMILRYVVDPPYIKNAKPGRIDAIGLGLLAVWLGALQIILDKGQEVDWWSATWLRWATLVLLVTFIAFLWWQFTAEKPLVNLRVFTHRNFTLGCIMIGLFGAVIYGMVTLLPLFYQELMGYTALNAGIAVSPRGVGAIVAMPIIGILTSRIDNRWLIAFGFALFGICSIWFGEVYLGIGPWTFIWAIILSGFASGCVFVPLSTTTMAGLRNEEIGNASGLYNLLRNIGGSIGISIVNMIVARHSQTHRNDLVHNISAQNPNFHNQFGAIANGLKDAGSGGNGAPLWDSTTRAWGVVNGMVERQARLWSYVDDFRYLALVCFACVPLVFMLKKAVAKKGAVGAAH, from the coding sequence ATGAGTAGTGCTGCTGTCCAGCAGCAGGAGGCGTCTGCCACAAGTCCGTGGTTGATTGCCATTGCTGTCATGTTGGCGACCTTTATGGAGGTGCTCGATACCTCGATCGCCTCGGTCGCCCTGCCACATATCGCGGGAAGCCTTTCGGCAACGAACGACGAAGCCACCTGGGTACTCACCAGCTATCTCGTCGCCAACGCCATCATTCTCCCGGCGAGTACGTGGTTTGCGCTGCGCTTTGGTCGCAAGCGCTTCCTCATTATCTGTATCGCTATCTTTACCGTTTCCTCGTTTGCCTGCGGTGCTGCCACAAGTCTATGGATGATCCTCGCCGCGCGTGCTATCCAGGGCGCCGGAGGGGGCGCGTTGCAGCCGCTCTCGCAGGCCATCTTGCTCGAAAGTTTCCCGCCGCAAAAACGCGGCTTGGCGATGGCTGTCTTCGCCCTCGGCGTCGTTGTTGCTCCGGTCCTCGGTCCAACCTTTGGCGGCTGGCTCACCGACACCTACTCCTGGCGCTGGGCCTTCTACATCAACATCCCCATCGGAATTCTCGCTGTCTTCATGATCTTGCGTTATGTCGTCGATCCTCCGTACATCAAGAATGCAAAGCCCGGAAGAATCGACGCCATCGGCCTCGGCCTGCTCGCCGTTTGGCTCGGCGCGCTTCAGATTATTCTCGACAAAGGGCAGGAAGTGGATTGGTGGAGTGCTACTTGGCTGCGCTGGGCTACCCTCGTTCTGCTCGTCACATTCATTGCGTTTCTCTGGTGGCAATTCACAGCCGAGAAACCGCTGGTGAATCTTCGCGTCTTCACGCATCGCAATTTCACTCTGGGCTGCATCATGATCGGCCTCTTCGGCGCCGTGATCTACGGCATGGTCACGCTGCTGCCGCTGTTTTATCAAGAGTTGATGGGCTATACCGCCCTGAATGCCGGCATCGCTGTGAGTCCCCGGGGTGTGGGTGCAATTGTCGCCATGCCCATAATCGGTATCCTTACCAGTCGCATTGACAATCGCTGGCTGATCGCCTTCGGCTTCGCGCTCTTCGGAATTTGCAGCATCTGGTTCGGCGAAGTCTATCTCGGCATCGGCCCCTGGACGTTCATCTGGGCGATCATCCTCAGCGGATTCGCGTCAGGCTGCGTCTTCGTGCCGCTCTCTACCACCACGATGGCAGGGCTCCGCAACGAAGAGATTGGCAACGCCAGCGGCCTCTACAATCTCCTGCGCAATATCGGTGGCAGCATTGGCATTTCCATTGTGAACATGATTGTTGCCCGCCACTCGCAAACGCATCGCAACGATCTAGTTCACAACATCTCGGCACAGAACCCGAACTTCCATAACCAGTTCGGTGCGATCGCGAACGGCCTGAAGGACGCAGGATCCGGCGGCAACGGAGCGCCGCTGTGGGATTCAACCACGCGGGCGTGGGGCGTTGTGAATGGCATGGTCGAACGCCAAGCGCGGCTCTGGTCCTACGTTGACGACTTCCGCTATCTCGCGCTCGTATGTTTCGCGTGCGTGCCCCTGGTCTTCATGCTGAAGAAGGCAGTCGCTAAAAAGGGAGCTGTGGGCGCCGCGCACTAA
- a CDS encoding APC family permease: MSKAQQLVRSVGLFDATMLVMGGIVGSGIFINPYVVAQQVHTAPLILGAWLAGGVIATLGAFIYAELAGRQPSVGGQYAYLRDAIHPLAGFLYGWVLLLVIQTGGMAAVTVTFARYFLVLTHWAVPERVVAVVTLSLLTLINCLGVKFGSRVQSALMILKIGAIAFLVVAGFLYIREPFAVGGTVLDRPLSPGLLSSFGAAMVPVLFAFGGWQTANFVAGEVRDPRKNLARALLLGVAGVIVLYLAVNFVCVRALGPVGLAATRVPATDVMRLAMAQRGATIVTLGITVSTLGFLSQSILTAPRVYFAMAEDGVFFRAVAKVNEKTHVPILAIVLQSVWTIVVALTGRYEQILNYVVSMDFVFFGLTACTLFVFRKRSSLENGASGGFQVPGHPWTTLVFIAASWLVVTNTIYKYPANSLLGFAILLVGMPVYWLWRRKGKVLSQ; this comes from the coding sequence GTGAGCAAAGCCCAACAACTTGTCCGCAGCGTTGGCCTCTTCGACGCCACGATGCTGGTGATGGGCGGTATCGTCGGCTCCGGCATCTTCATCAATCCTTACGTAGTTGCGCAACAGGTGCACACAGCACCGCTAATCCTCGGTGCGTGGCTGGCAGGTGGCGTCATCGCTACGCTGGGTGCCTTCATCTATGCCGAACTCGCGGGCCGGCAGCCCTCCGTGGGCGGCCAATACGCCTATCTCCGTGACGCCATCCACCCGCTCGCTGGCTTCCTTTACGGATGGGTCCTTCTGCTGGTGATTCAGACCGGAGGCATGGCAGCCGTCACCGTGACCTTCGCGCGGTACTTCCTTGTTCTTACCCATTGGGCCGTGCCAGAGAGAGTGGTTGCCGTCGTCACGCTATCGCTCCTCACTCTGATCAACTGCCTCGGTGTGAAGTTCGGAAGCCGGGTACAGAGTGCGCTCATGATCCTGAAAATCGGCGCGATTGCATTTCTTGTCGTCGCCGGGTTTCTCTACATTCGCGAGCCGTTTGCTGTCGGTGGAACTGTACTCGATCGCCCCCTCTCACCAGGCCTTCTATCTTCATTTGGAGCCGCAATGGTCCCGGTGCTCTTCGCATTTGGTGGCTGGCAGACGGCCAATTTCGTTGCCGGCGAAGTTCGCGATCCGCGAAAGAATCTCGCGCGTGCCTTGCTCCTCGGCGTTGCTGGCGTGATCGTCCTCTATCTCGCCGTGAACTTCGTGTGCGTGCGTGCGCTCGGGCCTGTGGGACTAGCTGCCACCCGCGTACCCGCTACAGATGTCATGCGTCTCGCGATGGCGCAGCGTGGCGCAACGATCGTGACGCTGGGTATCACCGTCTCAACCCTCGGCTTCCTAAGCCAATCGATTCTCACCGCTCCGCGCGTTTACTTTGCGATGGCCGAGGATGGCGTCTTCTTCCGCGCAGTAGCCAAAGTGAACGAAAAGACCCACGTCCCCATTCTGGCAATCGTGCTGCAAAGCGTGTGGACGATCGTTGTTGCGCTTACTGGCCGGTATGAACAAATCCTGAACTACGTTGTTTCGATGGACTTCGTCTTCTTCGGACTGACGGCTTGCACGCTGTTCGTATTCCGAAAGCGCAGCTCCTTGGAAAACGGCGCCAGTGGCGGATTTCAGGTGCCAGGCCATCCCTGGACCACGCTCGTATTCATCGCCGCCTCGTGGCTCGTGGTCACGAATACAATCTACAAGTATCCCGCGAACAGCCTTCTTGGCTTCGCGATTCTTCTCGTCGGCATGCCGGTGTATTGGCTGTGGCGACGGAAAGGAAAAGTCCTCTCGCAATGA
- a CDS encoding aminotransferase class I/II-fold pyridoxal phosphate-dependent enzyme has product MTSSRTAAHSPYMEYAKLYSAAKYNLATSGVMSYPLAELPVRLEDLEINGPTVYGYAPLQERLAKLNGVKEENVVAAYGTSMANHLAMAGTFDSGDEVLIEEPTYELLTSALAFLGAKIKRFPRPYESGFAIDPADVKRVITPNTKLIVITNLHNPSSVLTSDAVLREVGEIAAKHGARVLVDEVYLEALGDKRPKPAIHLGENFLVTSSLTKAFGLSGVRCGWILAEPKLAHRIWRMNDLFAATPSHPADRISVIALDNLSRVAERAHRILDENHRALNELLASRNEIDFVNPGVGTTVFPKLRSGSVEAFDRFLREKYETAIVPGKFFEMPQHFRIGLGGDTAMTREGLKRLATALAEFRP; this is encoded by the coding sequence ATGACGTCCTCCCGCACCGCCGCCCACTCGCCCTACATGGAATACGCGAAGCTATACTCCGCCGCGAAATACAATCTTGCGACCAGTGGAGTCATGTCGTATCCGTTGGCAGAACTGCCAGTGCGCTTGGAGGACCTAGAGATCAACGGTCCCACCGTGTACGGCTACGCGCCGCTGCAGGAGCGTCTCGCGAAACTCAATGGTGTGAAGGAAGAGAACGTTGTCGCAGCTTACGGGACTTCGATGGCCAATCACCTCGCCATGGCTGGAACTTTCGATTCCGGTGACGAAGTCCTTATCGAGGAGCCAACGTACGAGTTGCTCACCAGCGCTCTGGCGTTTCTCGGCGCGAAGATCAAACGCTTCCCGCGTCCTTACGAGAGCGGGTTCGCAATCGATCCGGCCGACGTTAAGCGCGTAATTACGCCGAATACGAAGCTAATTGTTATCACCAACCTTCACAATCCCAGCAGTGTGCTGACAAGCGATGCGGTGTTACGCGAAGTCGGTGAAATCGCCGCGAAGCACGGTGCCCGTGTGCTCGTGGACGAAGTCTATCTCGAAGCCCTCGGCGATAAACGTCCCAAGCCCGCGATCCATCTTGGTGAAAACTTCCTCGTTACCAGCAGCCTCACCAAAGCCTTCGGCCTCAGTGGCGTGCGTTGCGGATGGATCCTCGCCGAACCCAAACTTGCGCACCGCATCTGGCGCATGAACGACCTCTTTGCAGCCACTCCTTCGCATCCCGCTGACCGCATCAGCGTCATTGCCCTCGACAATCTTTCGCGTGTCGCCGAGCGCGCTCACAGAATCCTTGATGAAAACCACCGAGCGCTGAACGAACTGCTCGCTTCGCGCAACGAAATCGATTTCGTGAACCCCGGCGTCGGCACTACTGTCTTTCCCAAGCTCCGTTCTGGCAGTGTCGAAGCGTTCGACCGCTTTCTCCGCGAGAAGTACGAAACCGCCATTGTTCCCGGCAAATTCTTTGAAATGCCGCAACACTTCCGCATCGGTCTCGGCGGCGATACCGCGATGACTCGCGAAGGCCTGAAGCGGCTTGCCACGGCGCTCGCAGAGTTTCGCCCCTAG